One Aerococcus urinaeequi DNA segment encodes these proteins:
- the cspD gene encoding cold-shock protein CspD encodes MEQGKVKWFNAEKGFGFIERDGADDVFVHFTAIQGDGFKSLEEGQEVSFEIEDGNRGPQAANVVKA; translated from the coding sequence ATGGAACAAGGTAAAGTTAAATGGTTTAACGCAGAAAAAGGTTTTGGATTTATCGAACGCGACGGCGCTGACGACGTATTCGTTCACTTCACAGCTATTCAAGGTGACGGGTTCAAATCTTTAGAAGAAGGTCAAGAAGTTTCTTTCGAAATCGAAGATGGAAACCGTGGACCACAAGCAGCTAACGTTGTTAAAGCGTAA
- a CDS encoding LysM peptidoglycan-binding domain-containing protein codes for MVIEENKAVSRKSIASISKKSATLGAIVLGSAFAVSSLSANIDIPTVEASEGTTVTFASTNNAFLDSIIPDAYKLANDNDLYASVMIAQAILESNWGVSGLSAAPYYNLFGIKGTYNGEGVTFYTLEDDGSGNYYQIRDSFRDYPSYKESLTDYANKMVNGVSWDSEFYSGTWKSNTSSYKDATAALTGTYATDTRYGGKLNNLITTHGLTHYDTPAGSTSGTSASVSGATTNLSAQGTTSSTNGGKSYTVKAGDGLYTVARALGVTVAEVKAQNGLTSNLIHPGQVLSVASSSASSSSSSASTETATNTGSSATTSGKSYTVKSGDGLYSVAKALGISVSEARSLNGGSDLIHPGQVFKAATSASEEVAEETTKTGSSASTSGESYTVKSGDGLYSVAKALGISVSEARALNGGSDLIHPGKVFKAGQSTTSTSSSSSSSSSSANTGSSSASTSTGKSYTVKSGDGLYSVAKALGISVSEARALNGGSDLIHPGKVFKAGQSTTSTSSSSSSSSSSANASSSASTSGKSYTVKSGDGLYSVAKALGISVSEARSLNGGSDLIHPGKVFTAGSSSQASSSQATSSSATSTSSASTSQSSASTSGKSYTVKSGDGIYTVARALGISLAEARALNGGSDLIHPGKVFTAGSSSQASSSQATSSSATSTSSASTSQSSASTSGNSYTVKSGDGIYTVARALGISLAEARALNGGSDLIHPGKVFTTGGSSQASSSQASSSASTSSSTSTASSSATSSTKTHTVKSGETLYRIAKNNGLSLDELMTLNGLSNYNLYIGQVLKLN; via the coding sequence TTGGTTATTGAGGAAAATAAAGCAGTGTCGCGCAAATCAATTGCGTCAATTTCCAAAAAATCAGCAACTTTAGGGGCTATCGTTTTAGGTTCTGCTTTTGCTGTATCAAGTTTAAGTGCAAATATCGATATTCCAACAGTAGAAGCGAGCGAAGGGACGACAGTTACTTTTGCATCAACCAATAATGCTTTCTTAGATAGCATTATTCCAGATGCTTATAAGCTAGCAAATGATAACGACCTATATGCATCAGTAATGATTGCTCAAGCGATTTTAGAGTCTAACTGGGGTGTATCAGGTCTATCGGCAGCACCATACTACAACTTATTCGGGATTAAAGGGACATACAACGGTGAGGGTGTAACTTTCTACACACTTGAAGATGATGGTTCTGGTAACTATTACCAAATCAGAGATTCATTCCGTGATTACCCATCATACAAAGAGTCATTAACTGACTACGCGAATAAAATGGTTAATGGTGTTTCTTGGGATTCTGAATTTTATTCAGGTACTTGGAAATCAAATACAAGTTCATACAAAGATGCGACTGCTGCCTTAACTGGTACTTACGCAACTGATACACGCTATGGTGGGAAATTAAACAACTTAATTACGACACATGGTTTAACACATTATGATACACCTGCTGGTTCAACTTCAGGTACATCTGCATCAGTTTCAGGTGCAACTACAAACTTATCAGCACAAGGGACAACATCATCTACAAATGGTGGGAAATCTTATACAGTTAAAGCTGGTGATGGTTTATACACTGTAGCACGCGCTTTAGGTGTAACTGTTGCAGAGGTTAAGGCGCAAAATGGCTTAACTTCTAACTTAATTCACCCAGGCCAAGTCTTATCTGTAGCTTCATCTAGCGCATCTTCATCGTCTAGTTCAGCAAGCACAGAAACAGCTACTAACACTGGTTCATCTGCGACAACATCAGGTAAATCATACACAGTTAAATCGGGTGATGGTTTATACAGCGTAGCAAAAGCCTTAGGTATTTCAGTATCAGAAGCACGTTCATTAAATGGCGGTTCTGATTTGATCCACCCAGGCCAAGTATTTAAAGCAGCTACATCTGCATCTGAAGAAGTAGCAGAAGAAACAACTAAAACAGGTTCATCTGCTTCAACATCAGGTGAATCCTACACAGTTAAATCGGGTGATGGTTTATACAGCGTAGCAAAAGCCTTAGGTATTTCAGTATCAGAAGCGCGTGCCTTAAATGGTGGTTCTGACTTGATTCATCCAGGTAAAGTATTTAAAGCTGGTCAGTCGACAACTTCTACATCAAGTTCGTCTTCTTCATCAAGCTCAAGTGCTAATACTGGTTCATCTTCAGCGTCTACATCAACTGGTAAATCATACACAGTTAAATCTGGTGATGGCTTATACAGTGTAGCGAAAGCCTTAGGTATTTCAGTATCAGAAGCGCGTGCCTTAAATGGTGGTTCTGACTTGATTCATCCAGGTAAAGTATTTAAAGCTGGTCAGTCGACAACTTCTACATCAAGTTCGTCTTCTTCATCAAGCTCAAGTGCTAACGCTAGTTCATCTGCTTCAACATCAGGTAAGTCATACACAGTTAAATCTGGAGATGGCTTATACAGTGTAGCGAAAGCCTTAGGTATTTCAGTATCAGAAGCACGCTCATTAAATGGCGGTTCTGACTTGATTCATCCAGGTAAAGTATTTACTGCAGGTTCATCTAGTCAAGCTTCATCTAGTCAAGCGACTTCAAGTTCAGCTACGTCAACTTCAAGTGCTTCAACTAGCCAATCATCTGCGTCAACATCAGGTAAATCATACACAGTTAAATCTGGTGACGGTATTTACACTGTAGCGCGTGCCTTAGGTATTTCATTAGCGGAAGCCCGTGCCTTAAACGGCGGTTCTGACTTAATTCACCCAGGTAAAGTATTTACTGCAGGTTCATCTAGTCAAGCTTCATCTAGTCAAGCGACTTCAAGTTCAGCTACGTCAACTTCAAGTGCTTCAACTAGCCAATCATCTGCGTCAACATCAGGTAACTCTTACACAGTTAAATCTGGTGACGGTATTTACACAGTAGCGCGTGCCTTAGGTATTTCATTAGCGGAAGCCCGTGCCTTAAACGGTGGTTCTGACTTAATTCACCCAGGTAAAGTATTTACAACTGGTGGATCTAGCCAAGCTTCATCTAGTCAAGCGTCTTCAAGTGCGTCAACAAGTTCATCTACATCAACTGCATCTTCTTCAGCTACTTCTAGCACGAAGACACATACAGTTAAATCTGGCGAAACTTTATACCGTATCGCTAAAAACAACGGTTTAAGCTTAGATGAGTTAATGACATTGAACGGTTTATCAAACTACAACTTGTACATTGGACAAGTCTTAAAACTAAACTAA
- a CDS encoding formate--tetrahydrofolate ligase — MLTDIQIAQQNELAPISEIAEKIGFNVDDIDLYGKYKAKVPAKTLGKIESNENGKLILVTAINPTPAGEGKSTTTVGLGDALSQRGKSTMIALREPSLGPTMGVKGGAAGGGYAQIQPMEDINLHFTGDMHAITTANNTLSALIDNHIHQGNELDIDVRRVTWKRAVDLNDRALREVTVALGGVGNGFPRQDGFDITVASEIMAILCLATDLEDMRARFARIVIGENRDRQPITVADLGAEGALTLVMKDAIAPNLVQTLEHTPAFVHGGPFANIAHGCNSVVATHAALKLADYVVTEAGFGADLGAEKFMDIKVPVLGKAPDAVVVVATIRSLKMHGGVLVKDLNEGENVEAVAAGFANLQKHIETMQNFQVPVVVCVNEFVTDTEAEEQVVLDKCAELGVVCVKSSVWADGGQGGLDLADAVVTAIDGNDQEFKATYAYEETNLEEKARAIVQKVYGGRDVVFSKKAQNQMRRFEKNGWGNLPICMAKTQYSLSDDPKALGRPEDFDVTVRELVPKIGAGFIVALTGDVLTMPGLPKYPAALDMDIKKDGEITGLF, encoded by the coding sequence ATGTTAACAGATATTCAAATTGCCCAACAAAATGAGTTGGCGCCGATAAGTGAAATTGCTGAAAAAATTGGTTTTAATGTGGACGATATCGATTTATATGGAAAATATAAGGCCAAGGTACCAGCAAAAACCTTGGGAAAAATTGAATCGAATGAGAACGGCAAGTTGATTTTGGTGACAGCCATAAACCCGACGCCTGCGGGTGAAGGGAAATCGACAACAACTGTTGGTTTAGGGGACGCATTGAGTCAGCGCGGTAAGTCAACCATGATTGCCTTGCGTGAACCGTCTTTAGGGCCAACTATGGGCGTTAAGGGTGGTGCTGCCGGTGGTGGTTACGCACAAATTCAACCGATGGAAGATATTAACCTGCATTTCACAGGCGATATGCATGCCATTACAACGGCCAATAATACCTTATCTGCCTTAATCGATAACCACATCCACCAAGGGAATGAATTGGATATTGATGTTCGCCGAGTGACTTGGAAGCGGGCAGTTGACTTGAATGACCGGGCCTTACGTGAGGTTACAGTGGCTTTAGGTGGTGTTGGGAACGGCTTCCCGCGTCAAGATGGATTTGACATTACTGTGGCGTCAGAAATTATGGCGATTCTATGTTTAGCGACAGACCTAGAAGACATGCGTGCGCGTTTTGCCCGGATTGTCATTGGGGAAAACCGCGACCGTCAGCCAATTACTGTAGCTGATTTGGGGGCTGAAGGTGCTTTAACCTTGGTCATGAAGGACGCAATTGCACCGAATTTAGTGCAGACTTTAGAGCATACGCCAGCATTTGTGCATGGTGGGCCATTTGCCAATATCGCCCATGGTTGTAACTCAGTTGTGGCGACACATGCAGCCTTGAAACTAGCGGATTATGTGGTGACTGAAGCAGGATTCGGGGCTGATTTAGGGGCCGAGAAATTCATGGACATTAAAGTGCCCGTCCTTGGAAAAGCGCCGGATGCAGTCGTTGTTGTAGCGACTATTCGTTCATTGAAAATGCACGGTGGTGTTTTAGTGAAAGACTTGAATGAAGGCGAAAATGTTGAAGCGGTGGCGGCTGGTTTTGCCAATCTGCAAAAACATATTGAAACCATGCAAAATTTCCAAGTGCCAGTGGTTGTTTGTGTGAATGAATTCGTGACGGATACCGAAGCGGAAGAACAGGTTGTCTTAGACAAATGTGCTGAGCTTGGGGTGGTGTGTGTGAAATCATCTGTATGGGCTGATGGTGGCCAGGGTGGCTTGGACTTGGCGGACGCTGTCGTTACTGCAATTGACGGTAATGACCAGGAATTTAAAGCGACTTATGCTTATGAAGAAACAAATTTAGAAGAGAAAGCCCGTGCTATTGTACAAAAGGTATATGGCGGACGTGATGTTGTCTTTTCTAAGAAAGCTCAAAATCAAATGCGTCGTTTCGAGAAAAATGGCTGGGGTAATTTACCAATCTGTATGGCGAAAACCCAATATTCACTATCTGATGATCCAAAAGCCTTGGGTCGACCAGAAGACTTTGATGTGACAGTACGTGAATTGGTGCCCAAAATTGGGGCTGGCTTTATTGTGGCCTTGACGGGCGACGTGTTAACGATGCCAGGCTTGCCAAAATATCCAGCAGCCTTGGATATGGATATTAAAAAAGATGGCGAAATCACTGGTTTGTTCTAG
- the aroF gene encoding 3-deoxy-7-phosphoheptulonate synthase has translation MNTQVMTAETEETILANIKEPYKRASLSYKSAPSVVQVGNIQIGDGHFAMIGGPCSIEGLDKLDEVAAAVKDSGANMLRGGAFKPRTSPYSFQGLGQEGLDMLEAVGKKYDLPVVTEVMAVDQVHLFDGIDMYQVGARNMQNFDLLKAIGQTSKPVLLKRGMAASIEDLLMSAEYILAHGNPNVILCERGIRTYETSTRNTLDLSAIPVLRSKTHLPIVVDPSHAVGKREWVESMAMAAVAAGADGLIIEIHQNPDEAWSDGRQSLYLDEYKALTEKVQALHTFLADLN, from the coding sequence ATGAATACACAAGTAATGACTGCAGAAACCGAAGAAACGATTTTAGCCAATATTAAAGAGCCATACAAACGAGCGAGCTTATCATACAAGTCGGCGCCATCAGTTGTACAAGTAGGCAATATCCAAATTGGTGACGGTCATTTTGCCATGATCGGTGGTCCTTGTTCAATCGAAGGTTTAGATAAATTAGACGAAGTAGCTGCAGCGGTAAAAGATTCAGGTGCCAATATGTTACGCGGTGGGGCGTTCAAACCACGTACTTCTCCATACTCATTCCAAGGTTTAGGGCAAGAAGGTTTAGACATGTTAGAGGCTGTTGGTAAGAAATACGACTTACCAGTGGTGACAGAGGTGATGGCTGTTGATCAAGTGCATTTATTCGATGGGATCGATATGTACCAAGTGGGTGCTCGAAACATGCAGAACTTCGACTTATTAAAAGCAATTGGTCAAACGTCAAAACCAGTCTTGTTAAAACGCGGAATGGCAGCTTCAATCGAAGACTTATTAATGTCTGCTGAATACATTTTAGCCCATGGTAATCCTAATGTAATTTTATGTGAACGTGGTATTCGTACCTACGAAACAAGTACGCGAAACACTTTAGATTTATCTGCAATTCCTGTTTTACGATCAAAAACGCACTTACCAATTGTGGTTGACCCGAGTCATGCTGTAGGGAAACGAGAGTGGGTTGAATCAATGGCTATGGCTGCGGTTGCTGCTGGCGCTGACGGCTTGATCATTGAAATTCATCAAAATCCAGATGAGGCTTGGTCAGACGGCCGACAATCGTTATACTTAGATGAGTACAAGGCGTTAACTGAGAAAGTGCAAGCATTACACACATTCTTAGCGGATTTAAATTAA
- a CDS encoding bifunctional folylpolyglutamate synthase/dihydrofolate synthase, producing MKLAILMHNMAQIEQWLGVYTKSTPKDFSRMASVLDRYDHPELKIPAIHVTGTNGKGSTCRFIEQMATDHGYSTLLFTSPHLASITERIRHNKENIDDQAFIQLMNEVRHHIEALKIESMSYFEVLTVAFFIYAGQVDVDLLIIEVGIGGEKDYTNILPHAVRVITSIGKDHIPSLGEDEFAITKQKAGIMHHGDTLVVGEIAPEYLAIIQDKVTQEEGQLISYKLQPQMDIPQLGFYQVWNAWTAYAAFVAFTKGNGLYFNQQTAIAAIQATALPGRMELIANKPATFIDGAHNISAIKVLLKELKATFADKRIIMYFSSLDRKEINDSLDYIQAHSDIELYVTTFDYGEARKEDDYLVTTDAKFVNNWYDDYKQSASANVDAVVVFCGSFYFISEVREKLQSEDIYENISNF from the coding sequence ATGAAATTGGCTATTTTAATGCATAATATGGCGCAAATCGAACAATGGTTGGGCGTGTACACCAAGTCGACGCCGAAAGATTTTTCACGGATGGCAAGTGTGCTTGACCGCTACGACCACCCAGAGTTAAAAATACCCGCAATCCACGTGACTGGTACCAACGGCAAGGGGTCAACCTGTCGTTTTATCGAGCAAATGGCGACAGATCACGGTTACTCGACCCTCCTATTCACGTCACCACATTTGGCGTCCATAACAGAACGTATTCGCCACAATAAAGAAAATATCGACGACCAAGCCTTTATTCAACTCATGAACGAAGTCCGTCACCATATCGAAGCCCTAAAAATAGAATCCATGTCCTATTTCGAGGTCCTCACTGTAGCCTTCTTTATCTATGCTGGCCAGGTGGACGTCGATTTACTGATCATTGAAGTAGGGATTGGTGGCGAAAAGGACTACACCAATATTCTCCCACATGCCGTCCGGGTCATCACCTCTATTGGTAAAGACCACATTCCTAGTTTAGGTGAAGATGAATTTGCCATTACCAAACAAAAAGCCGGCATAATGCACCATGGGGATACCCTGGTTGTTGGGGAAATTGCCCCAGAATACTTGGCTATTATCCAAGACAAAGTGACTCAAGAAGAAGGTCAATTGATTTCTTATAAATTGCAACCGCAGATGGATATTCCGCAACTTGGTTTTTACCAAGTATGGAATGCTTGGACAGCTTACGCTGCTTTTGTCGCTTTTACAAAGGGAAATGGCTTGTATTTTAACCAACAAACAGCCATTGCAGCCATTCAAGCGACGGCCTTACCAGGTCGTATGGAATTGATTGCTAACAAGCCAGCCACTTTTATTGATGGCGCCCACAATATTTCAGCCATTAAAGTGCTGCTGAAAGAATTAAAGGCGACTTTTGCGGATAAGAGAATTATCATGTATTTTTCAAGTTTAGACCGTAAGGAAATTAACGACTCATTAGACTATATCCAAGCACATTCGGACATCGAACTATATGTCACCACATTTGATTATGGAGAAGCGAGAAAAGAAGACGATTATTTAGTCACTACAGATGCGAAATTTGTGAATAATTGGTATGATGATTATAAGCAATCCGCATCAGCAAATGTAGATGCCGTAGTAGTGTTCTGTGGCTCTTTCTACTTTATATCTGAAGTGCGAGAAAAACTACAAAGTGAGGATATCTATGAAAACATCAGTAATTTTTGA
- a CDS encoding HAD family hydrolase, with translation MKTSVIFDMDGLMLDTEKIYAQVNQEGFESIGIEFTMDDYLKYVGVGEKETLQMYEEAIGDREAAEALLAREDKRYLEIIKDQAPDLKDDLIKVLDTLAAKNIDCYVASSSNIETVEYLLDATGIRKYFKGVLGGDQVENAKPDPEIYLKVVADFNLDKEKTIVLEDSIHGVNAAYQAGLDVIMVPDLVAPDDETYDRVLAVVGRLGDALPFID, from the coding sequence ATGAAAACATCAGTAATTTTTGATATGGACGGGTTAATGCTAGACACTGAAAAGATCTACGCCCAAGTAAACCAAGAAGGATTCGAATCGATAGGAATCGAATTCACCATGGATGACTACCTAAAATATGTTGGGGTTGGCGAGAAAGAGACCCTACAAATGTATGAGGAAGCCATTGGTGACAGAGAAGCAGCAGAAGCCTTATTAGCTCGCGAAGATAAACGTTACTTAGAAATCATCAAAGACCAAGCCCCTGATTTAAAAGACGACTTGATCAAAGTGTTGGATACGTTAGCAGCTAAAAATATTGATTGCTATGTAGCATCATCATCAAATATCGAAACAGTGGAGTATTTACTAGATGCAACAGGTATCCGCAAATACTTCAAAGGTGTGCTTGGAGGTGACCAAGTAGAAAACGCTAAGCCAGACCCAGAAATCTATCTAAAAGTTGTGGCTGATTTCAACTTAGACAAAGAGAAAACAATCGTATTAGAGGACTCTATTCATGGCGTTAATGCTGCTTATCAAGCAGGTTTAGACGTGATCATGGTCCCTGATTTGGTAGCCCCGGATGATGAAACTTACGACCGCGTTTTAGCAGTCGTTGGCCGTCTTGGTGACGCGTTACCATTTATAGACTAA
- the radC gene encoding RadC family protein codes for MTENQVLLKTTIHELPEEIRPRERLMTHGAESLTMYELLAIVLRTGNRSLNAIQLAMKIIQHFGTRYDLRTASYHDLIQLPGVGPAKAVEIQAAIEFGRRLYQSNQEKLGVIMSTKDAGNYCIEKLKDLQQENVMALYLNTKNQIVKEKTIFVGSLNASVAHPREIFKEGVRASAARIIVAHNHPSGNPSPSQADIDFTRRLAEVGDLIGIEILDHIIVGGDAFLSLQEYGIFE; via the coding sequence ATGACTGAAAATCAAGTGTTATTAAAGACAACGATACATGAGCTGCCAGAGGAAATTAGGCCGAGGGAACGGTTGATGACCCACGGGGCAGAATCGTTGACTATGTATGAGTTATTGGCTATTGTATTACGGACGGGGAACCGGAGTTTGAACGCCATTCAATTGGCTATGAAAATTATCCAGCATTTCGGGACGAGGTATGATTTGCGTACGGCATCTTACCATGATTTGATCCAGTTGCCAGGTGTTGGACCAGCTAAGGCGGTTGAAATACAGGCTGCTATAGAGTTTGGCCGGCGCTTATACCAATCTAACCAGGAAAAATTGGGCGTTATTATGTCAACGAAAGATGCGGGGAATTATTGTATTGAGAAGTTGAAAGACCTGCAGCAGGAAAATGTGATGGCCTTATATCTAAATACAAAAAACCAAATCGTTAAAGAGAAGACCATATTCGTTGGAAGTTTAAATGCTTCAGTTGCACATCCAAGGGAAATCTTTAAAGAAGGGGTTCGGGCGTCTGCTGCGCGAATTATTGTCGCCCATAATCATCCGTCCGGTAATCCGTCGCCTTCTCAGGCGGATATCGACTTTACTAGACGGTTGGCTGAAGTGGGGGATTTGATTGGCATAGAAATACTGGATCACATCATTGTAGGTGGCGATGCTTTCTTAAGTTTACAGGAATATGGTATTTTTGAATGA
- a CDS encoding tRNA (mnm(5)s(2)U34)-methyltransferase encodes MFQNIVTVTHQIMKKKIHNGDHVLDATVGKGNDTLLLSQLVGPEGIVYGLDIQAQAIAFAEKRLSEEAKFKNTKLFVKDHSELDQVIPADEKLQLAIFNLGYLPSGDKEIITQSETTIKAIQTVLERLDKMGVLLIASYVGHPGGMEEFEAVQSYLEKCDQKSYNVAMFNFLNQKNLPPRLFIVERRQ; translated from the coding sequence ATGTTTCAAAATATTGTCACTGTGACGCATCAAATAATGAAAAAAAAAATTCACAATGGTGACCATGTATTAGACGCGACGGTAGGTAAAGGTAATGATACCCTGTTGCTTTCACAACTAGTTGGCCCTGAAGGTATCGTCTACGGCTTAGACATACAAGCACAGGCGATTGCATTCGCTGAAAAACGCCTTTCTGAAGAGGCAAAATTTAAAAATACAAAGTTGTTTGTAAAAGACCATAGCGAATTAGACCAAGTCATTCCGGCCGATGAGAAATTGCAATTAGCCATCTTCAACCTCGGTTATTTGCCTAGTGGAGATAAAGAGATCATCACCCAATCAGAGACTACTATCAAAGCCATTCAAACGGTCCTTGAACGCTTAGATAAGATGGGGGTGTTACTGATTGCTTCATACGTTGGTCATCCGGGTGGTATGGAAGAATTTGAAGCGGTTCAATCTTATCTCGAAAAATGCGACCAAAAAAGTTATAATGTAGCTATGTTCAATTTTTTGAACCAAAAAAACCTACCTCCACGATTATTTATCGTTGAAAGGAGACAATAA